Part of the Flavobacterium alkalisoli genome is shown below.
GATATGATCCTTTAAAATGTGCATGTGGAGCTTTTGTGTCTGATAATAATGTATGTTATACATTTACTAATGGTAATGGTTATTATAATTATGCTCCATGTAGTCAATGTATATCTCAATGTAACGATGCTCCATGTCAAACTTATGCTTCTTGGGTAGATATGGGGTCATATATATCAGTTGTTTTTCATAATTAGCGTATAAATTTTTCAATTGATAAGTTAAAAGTCCTGAGTTATTAATACTCAGGACTTTTTTTTTGATGTTTATTGGTTTTTCAAGTATCTTTGCGCCAGTTTTTGATAACAATGAAAATTACTTTGGACGCTTCAGAAAAAACAGTTTCAGTTAAGACCTTATTTGCAGACTTTACAGCAATTACTAAGGCGAGGCTCGCAATAAGTGTAGTTTTTTCTTCTATGGCAGGATATTTATTAGGTGTTTCTGATGAGTATCCGTTTAGTTGGGTTACTTTTATGTTGCTTGGTATAGGTGGTTACTGTATGGTAGGCGCTTCTAATGTTTTTAACCAGATTATAGAAAAAGATCTGGACTCCCTTATGGACAGGACTAAAAACAGGCCTGTTCCATCCGGAAAGATTTCAGTAAAAAATGCTTTTTATGTAGGTTGTGCCTTAACGGTTGCGGGTATAGCTATTTTGTATAGCATTAATCCAAAAACAGCAATGTTTGGAGCTATATCAATTTTTCTTTATACCAGTATTTACACTCCGTTAAAAACCAAAACCCCGCTTGCAGTTTTTGTTGGTGCTTTTCCCGGTGCCATACCGTTCATGTTAGGATGGGTTGCTGCAACAAATAATTTTGGAATTGAGGCGGGTACACTTTTTATGATTCAGTTCTTTTGGCAGTTCCCTCACTTTTGGGCTATTGGCTGGTTTTTGTATGACGATTATAAAAAGGCAGGTTTCTTTATGTTGCCTACCCGTAAAAAAGATAAGAAGACGGCTTTATATACCATACTTTATACAATTTGGCTAATACTGGCTTCGCTGCTTCCGGTAACAGGATTGACAGGCGAGCTTAAATTAAGTTATGTGTCTGCTGTTGTTGTGTTGCTGGTAGGTATATGGATGCTGGTTTATGCTGTTAAGCTTTATAATAAAATGGATGGGCCTGCTGCCCGAAAACTAATGTTGGTTAGTGTATCATATATTTCGCTTTTACAGGTTATATATGTACTAGATAAATTTATCCGATAATGATTATGGTAGAGAAAATGTCACTTCAGGAGCATGAGCTAAGAAATGCTAGGTCTAAAAAAATGCTTCTTTGGTTTGCAATGATAAGCATGTTTATGACTTTTGCCGGTTTAACCAGTGCTTATGTGGTTAGTGCTTCAAGGCCGGATTGGCTAAATACATTTAAACTTCCGGATGCGTTTATAATAAGCACTGTTGTTATAGTGATAAGCAGCTTTACTTTTCATTTTGCTAAAACCTTTGTAAAAAAAGGTGATAATAAAACTGCCGGGATGTTATTGCTGGCTACACTGGCGCTGGGCGTTGCCTTTGTTTTTTGCCAGTTTAACGGTTTTCAGGAAATAATAGAAAGCGGGTATTTTTTTACCGGAAGTGAGAGTACGGTGACTACCTCTTTTGTTTATATAGTTACTATAGTGCATTTAGTTCACCTTTTTGCGGGGCTTATTGTGCTTTTAGTGGTAATTTATAATCATTTTAAACAAAAATACAATCCCTCTCAAACCCTTGGTATAGAGTTAGGTGCGATGTTTTGGCACTTTTTGGATATTTTGTGGATTTACTTGTTTTTGTTTTTATATTTCTATTAATGAAAAAAAATGTAAATTTGGAAACTTTTTATAATTAACTAACTTTTATGGCAGCGACAGTTACTTCAACAGCTACTACAGGTAAGACATGGGACGGCGGTAATGAGCCTATGGGTGCGAGTTATGGCAAGATGATGATGTGGTTTTTCATCGTATCAGATGCTTTAAC
Proteins encoded:
- the cyoE gene encoding heme o synthase — encoded protein: MDASEKTVSVKTLFADFTAITKARLAISVVFSSMAGYLLGVSDEYPFSWVTFMLLGIGGYCMVGASNVFNQIIEKDLDSLMDRTKNRPVPSGKISVKNAFYVGCALTVAGIAILYSINPKTAMFGAISIFLYTSIYTPLKTKTPLAVFVGAFPGAIPFMLGWVAATNNFGIEAGTLFMIQFFWQFPHFWAIGWFLYDDYKKAGFFMLPTRKKDKKTALYTILYTIWLILASLLPVTGLTGELKLSYVSAVVVLLVGIWMLVYAVKLYNKMDGPAARKLMLVSVSYISLLQVIYVLDKFIR
- a CDS encoding cytochrome c oxidase subunit 3, coding for MVEKMSLQEHELRNARSKKMLLWFAMISMFMTFAGLTSAYVVSASRPDWLNTFKLPDAFIISTVVIVISSFTFHFAKTFVKKGDNKTAGMLLLATLALGVAFVFCQFNGFQEIIESGYFFTGSESTVTTSFVYIVTIVHLVHLFAGLIVLLVVIYNHFKQKYNPSQTLGIELGAMFWHFLDILWIYLFLFLYFY